GTCGAGACCGTGGCGTTTTTCCGCCGGGAACAGCGCGCGCGACAAACGCACGGTGCACAACACGTCGGGATCGAACGCCAGTCCCACCCGGCGAAACTCGCCGCGCAGAAAGCCGCGATCGAAACTAGCGTTATGCGCCACGAACAGCTTGCCGTTCAGACGCTCGAAAAGAGCGGGAGCGATGGCCTCGAAAGTCGGTGCGCCCCGCACCATCGCGTTCGTGATGCCGGTGAGTTGCTGGATGAAGGAGGGAATGGGTTGCTGAGGGTCGACCAGACTGCTCCAGCGCGACACACCGGCCGGTCCAACTTCGACCACCCCGACCTCGGTGATGCGATGCTCGGCAGTCGAGCCACCAGTCGTTTCAAGGTCGACGAAAACAATCGGACCATCCAGGGCCGGTTCGGGTAAAAACTGTTCAGACATGGAAAAGAATACTTTGGACGCGTGGCTTTGCGGCAAGTATGCACCAGTTGGCCGCCGCGTACCCGAACAGCATGTATAACAGCGGCCTCACCAGGGCGCGGCAACCCCGTTTTCGCGCGAGCAAACGGTGAGCTTGAAACAACGGATCGTTATGCTTCTCAGCGGCAGGCCAATATCTAAATCATGCAGGATGGTTTTTAGCGAGTGTCTGCACCCGTTCAAATCATTCCGAACCAGATAGTTAAAACAATCTTTCGCGGTCGAATAACACTGGCATAAAAAAGCCCTCGCGTTTTGCGAAGGCTTTCGCGCGTTCCGCTGCCCGGCACTGCCCGCGCAGCATTGACTGCTATTACAGCGGCTGGATGTTCGCCGCCTGCTTGCCCTTCGGGCCCGCCTTGACGTCAAACGAGACGCGCTGGTTTTCCTTCAGCGATTTGAAGCCGTCGGCGCGAATCTCCGAAAAGTGCGCGAACAGATCTTCGCCGCCCGAATCCGATGTGATGAAGCCAAAGCCCTTAGCATCGTTGAACCATTTGACGATACCGGTTTCCATTTTTTCAGTTTCCCTCGATGAATTATCAAAATCGGGCATTGCCCTCGAACCGAATATCACCAGTCTGCGCAACGGGATCTGCGAGGTGACATTTGGAATTGCCGTTATACGGGGAACAAAGAAATACCGTCAAGTGAATTCTGGAGATGCGCTTAGCGCGTGAACCGATATGGTCCCAAAAGAATTCCCGATGCATTATTCAGCGGTAGCCGAATAACCCGCAAGTCAATATTACTTAATCGTTGGCGAAACATGGATCTGAGCGGGAAAATTTTCAGCATATTAAAGGAGGATATGTAACAAAAGATGTTTTCAGTAAGTGTTTGTCCGACTTGCTGCATCGCATCCATGCCGCGATGATTGAAGTCAGCAGTTTGTAGTAACGCTTCAGGAGATTGTCATGCTGTTCAACGAAATCCGCCGTCTCGTCGCCTGGCTGACCCACTCGCATACTGATACGGCTTCCGGCCCATCCGCGGCGCGCGCAGAAACGCCCTCCGCATTCGAATTCGATCCCATGTGGCATGGGGATCACTGGCAGAACCTGCTGTCGTGCCCGATGGACGCGCGCCGCTACGTGATGGAAGACTGGAGCGTCTCCGTAGTAGAGAACTGGAACGAAGCGGACGGCGCGGCACCCGCGCACTGACGTATTCGCCAATTGTCGGCCGACCGCCAGACGAAAAAAAAAGCGCGACTGAAAAGTCGCGCCGACAAAGGTTTGGAGATCTTTTTCGTCAACGAAAAAGTCTGCTTCGGAAAGCAGAACTTTTAGTATAGCGGCTCCGCTCATTTCGATTATTCACACAAATTACAATCATCTATTGCGGCAACAACAACAATCCTCTATTACGTTTTATTGCGTTGTTTTTTTGCATCGATTAGTGTCGCAAATCAGCAACGCAAGATCACCACTGCACCTTTCCAATCTCCGCAAAACTGCCAAAAGCCTTTGTTTATAAGGCTTAAGCGGCATTCGCATATCGTTTCCGAACGCGTAATACTTTATTGCGAAAATCGGAACGTCCACTTTGCAGAGTGTCTCTCTACACTCTGCCTAACCGGAAACCGGCGCGATTTGTTCAGCGCGCTTCTCACTCGGATTACGCCTCTCGCAGCGCCCCGCGTGAAGGTCTCCTAAGCCTGGGTTTAATGCCCACTCTCGCTCTCGGAGTTACAAGATGAAAAAGACACTCATGGTCGCGGCCCTTACGGGCGTTTTCGCAACGGCGGCACATGCCCAAAGCAGCGTCACGCTGTACGGCTTGATCGACGCCGGCATCACCTATACGAACAACCAGCACGGTCATAGCAACTGGCAGGAAACGAGCGGCTCGGTGAACGGCAGCCGTTGGGGTCTGCGCGGTTCTGAAGATCTGGGCGGCGGACTGAAGGCCATCTTCACGTTGGAAAACGGCTTCGGCATCAATGACGGCACGCTCAAGCAAGGCGGCCGCGAATTCGGCCGTCAAGCTTTCGTGGGTCTGACGAGCGACCAGTTCGGCTCCGTCACCCTTGGCCGTCAATACGACAGCATGGTCGACTATGTCGGCCCGCTGGCCCTGACCGGCACGCAATACGGCGGCACGCAGTTCGCGCACCCGTTCGACAATGACAACCTGAACAACTCGTTCCGCGTCAACAACTCGGTCAAGTACCAGAGCGTGAACTACGGCGGCTTCAAGTTCGGCGCGTTGTATGGCTTCTCGAACCAGGCCGACGGCTTCGCGAACAACCGCGCATATAGCGCGGGCGCGTCGTACAACTGGGGTGGCCTGAACCTCGCCGCCGCTTACCTGCAACTGAACAGCAACGGCGCAACCGGCGCGGCTGCGGCGTTCAATTCGGGTGGCGCGGTGTCGAGCGACAACACGTTCTTTGCCGGCCGTCAGCAAACGTGGGGCGCCGGCGCGAACTACGCGTTCGGCCCGGCAACGGTTGGCCTCGTGTATTCGCAAACGAACCTGTCGAGCCTGGCTGGTATCGGCGCGGGTGCATCCGGTCAAACCGGCGGTATCGGCTTCGCCAACAACAGCGCTCACTTCCAGAACTTTGAAGCGAACGCCCGCTATGCACTCACGCCGGCGGTCAGCATTGCCGGTTCGTATACGTACACCCGTGCAAGCCTGGCTGGCACGCGTCCGCACTGGAATCAGTTCAATCTGCAAACCGCATATGCGCTGTCCAAGCGTACCGATGTGTATCTGCAAGGGGAGTATCAGCAAGTCAACGACAACGCCGTCGTGGATGCCGACATCAACGGTCTGGCCGCTTCGGGCAACAACAAGCAGGTCGCTGTGACCGCAGGTCTGCGTCACCGCTTCTAAAGCTGCCTGACGTACCCGCAGTCTCGAAGGCGCCGTTCGCGGCGCCTTTTTTTTGCCACGTCGTGCGGTGTCGAGCGGCCTAACTGCCGGCTTCAGGCGACGGATATTTGACGTCCAGTATGTCGATCGGCTGCGGGCCGGCTGGGGTATACAACGTGACCGTATCGCCGATTTTCGCCTTGAGCAGCGCACGCGCAATCGGCGAAATCCAACTCACGTGCGCGATATCCAGATCCACCTCGTCGATGCCGACAATCGTCACGGTATGCACTTCGCCGTCTTCGGTCGCGTACTCGACGGTTGCGCCGAAAAAAACCTGATCGACGTTCTCCTGTTTGCTGCTGTCGACGATTTCGGCGAGATCGAGGCGTTTGGTGAGAAAGCGGATGCGCCGGTCGATCTCGCGCAAGCGGCGTTTGCCGTAGATGTAATCACCATTTTCAGAGCGATCGCCGTTGGAGGCGGCCCACGACACCAGCTTGACCACTTCCGGCCGCTCCACGTCAATCAGATGCAGCAGTTCATCGCGCATACGCCGGTAGCCGGCGGGCGTGATGTAGTTTTTCGTGCCAGCGGGAATGTCCGGCTGGGCGACGTCGAGGTCGTCGTCATTCTCTTCGCTCGACTCTTTGACAAAGGCCTTGTTCATGATGATCCGGTAACTGCAGCAAGCGACTGCCTATCAAGGGTACACGATCACGACTATGAGACAAATCGCACCTACGCGCTTCCTTTTTTCAAAACCTTTGCTATAATCTCGTTTCTGCGTGCGGCTGTAGCTCAGTTGGATAGAGTACTTGGCTACGAACCAAGGGGTCGTGGGTTCGAATCCTGCCAGCCGCACCACTTATTCGAGGGCCTCCCTCCGGGGAGGCCCTCACGTTTTGCCCCAGTTTCACTGCAGTGTGTATCACCCGTTTAGCGTGCGGCTGTAGCTCAGTTGGATAGAGTACTTGGCTACGAACCAAGGGGTCGTGGGTTCGAATCCTGCCAGCCGCACCACCTATGAAGGGCCTTCCGATCGGAAGGCCCTTTGTTTTTATCCCGTGCGTTTTTGTCCCGCCCTTCCTGCCTCACAGCTCCTCTGCTGAAGGCCGGGCGCCGACACGGCACAAGCCATCAGCGTGGCGGCGACTGAATATCCCCGATCTGCCCATCCGGCCGGGGCACATCTCCGAACGAACTTACCGCCGCCTGATCACCGGCGATCTCCCGCTCGCCGATCGGTTGCGCCCGGTCGCCCGTCAGCGCCTGCGCTTCATGCAACACGTCGTCCACGGTATCGCCAAAACGGCTTTCGACGAACGCCCGCAGCAGCGCGACCCGCAAGGAGTCGCCCCGCCCTTCCACGGTTCGGTGTCCGCCTTCGAATTCCGCGATGCAGTGCGCCGAACCCTGGTGGGTGCGCTCGCGCACTTCCAGGCGCTGCGCGCGCTCCAGCACTGCCGCCGCAGCCTCCCATGACGTGGACGGCGTAAACCGGCCGTCCCACGAACGACCACGGTCGTTGCCGCGAATCGAGACAGTTTCGCCGCCATCGGTAAAGTGGATTTCGCGCACGAAGTCGTGCAGGCTGCGGGCGACCCAATAGTCGAGCGCCAATCCGGTAAGGTCAGCTACATTCACAAGCGTTCTCCCTGAGTTTCAGTTGAGACTCGCGCGTAGCCGGTGCGTTCAGATTCGCACGAAGAGATAAGAAACGGCCCGAGGCCGCCTCAGGGCCGCCGCAGCCGATCAGTAGTCAGCCCGCTCGCGGTCGATCCGCATCCCGCCCTCGTGACGGTGATGGCCTTCCTCGCTCGGCCGTTCGCGTGCAATGCGCATGACGTCCGGGTTCGTGCGCACGCGGCGCATTACATTGGCCAGGTGGACGCGGTCGCTGACCTGAATCACGAAGCGCAGCACCGTGGATTCCTGCGACAGATCTTCGTCCATTGCAATGTGGACGATGTTGGCATCCGCCGACGTGATATCCGCCGCCACGCGCGCAAACACGCCCTTGGTATTCTTGACCAGCACCTTCACGGCGACGTCGAACAGACGCCCCGGTTGCGGCGCCCAGGCGACGTCGATCCAGCGGCCCGGATCACGCCGGTGGATACGCTGCGCGACGCGGCAATCCGTGGTGTGAATGGCCATGCCGAGACCGATGCCGATATAGCCCATGATGTCGTCGCCCGGAATTGGACGGCAGCACGCGGACAGTTGTACCGACATGCCCTCCGTACCGGTGATGACAACCGGCGGCGCATGCGGGGCGTTGCTGTCGGAGCGCGAGCCGTCGTCGTCGGCGTCGCGGCCGCTCATCAGCACTTCGATGCGTTTGGCCATGACCGCCGCGACACGCCGGCCAAGGCCGATGTCCGCGAAAATTTCCTGGCGGTTCTTGTTGCCCGTCCACTGCACGAGCTTTTCCCACGCTTCCGGCGTGACGTCCGAGAGGGCCAGCCCATAACCCTTCAGCGCCTGATCGACCAGGCGCTCACCAAGCTGAACGGACTCGTTCAGGCGCATGGTCTTCAGATAATGACGGATGGCCGAGCGCGCCTTGCCGGTACGCACGAAACCGAGCCACGCCGGATTCGGCTTCGAATACGGCGCCGTGATGACTTCGACGATATCGCCGCTCTTCAGTTCGGTGCGCAGCGGCAGCAGTTCATTGTTGATCTTCACCGCGACGCACTGGTTGCCCAGGTCGCTGTGGATCGAATACGCGAAGTCCAGCGCCGTGGCGCCGCGCGGCAGCGCCATGATCTTCGACTTCGGCGTGAACACGTACACCGCGTCTGGGAACAGATCGATCTTGACGTGCTCGAGGAATTCGCTCGAGTCGCCTGCTTCGCTCTGAATGTCGAGCAGCGACTTGAGCCATTGGTGCGCGCGCTTCTGCACGTCGTTCAGATCGGCGCCGCCGTTCTTGTACAGCCAGTGCGCGGCCACGCCCGCTTCGGCGATTTCGTGCATCTTGCGCGTGCGCACCTGAAACTCGATCGGCGCGCCGAACGGGCCGACCAGCGTGGTGTGCAGCGATTGGTAGCCGTTCACCTTCGGGATTGCGATGTAATCCTTGAACTTGCCCGGCACGGGCTTGTACAGCGCATGCAGAGCGCCGATGCAGGTGTAGCACTCCAGCGCGCTCTCCACCACGACGCGAAAGCCATACACGTCGAGCACCTGCGAGAACGACAGCTGCTTGTCGCGCATCTTCTTGTAGATGCTGAAGATGGTTTTTTTCGCGGCCGGTGACTTCGGCGTCGAGCTTCGCGTCTGCAATCGCGCGCTGCACCGACTCGAGAATCTTGCCGACCACTTCGCGCCGGTTGCCGCGCGCCGCCTTGACGGCTTTTTCGAGCGTGGCGTACCGGTGCGGATTGAAGTTCGCGAAGCTCAGGTCCTGCAGTTCGCGATACGTATTGTTCAGGCCCAGCCGGTGAGCGATCGGCGCGTAGATATCCAGCGTTTCGCGCGCCACGCGGCGGCGTTTTTCGGCCGGCACGGCACCCAGCGTGCGCATGTTGTGCAGCCGGTCGGCGAGCTTCACCAGAATCACGCGGACGTCGCGCGCCATTGCGAGCAGCATCTTGCGGAAATTTTCCGCCTGCGCTTCCTCGCGATTGCGAAACTCCATCTTGTCGAGCTTGGACAAGCCGTCGACCAGTTCCGCGACCTTCGCACCGAAACGCTCGGCGAGTTCGGCCTTGGTCACGCCCTGGTCTTCCATCACGTCATGCAGCAGCGCCGCCATGATCGACTGGGCGTCGAGATTCCAGCCGGCGCAGATTTCCGCGACGGCAACCGGATGCGTGATGTAAGGCTCGCCGCTCTGGCGGTACTGGCCGAGGTGGGCTTCGTCGCTGAAATGGAAGGCCGCCTTGACTTCCTTGATCTCTTCCGGCTGCAGATAGCCGGACAAGGCGGACGTCAGCTTGGCAATGGAGACGACGTCATGCCGGCGCGGTTGCTCCGGCGTGGCGGTCGGGCCGAACAGATGGCGAAACGACTGTTCGAGGACCGCGTCGATGTACTTCCGTGCAGACGAGGGCGAGTCGGCGTCGTGTTCCACTTCCGTGGCGGTGGGCGGGGTCGTACTCATGTTCGCCTCCGTATCGGTTAGGGTTGGACGCCGGTCTGCACGTTGATCAATTACAGGTGTGGCAAATGCGCAATCGAAAACGGAACAGTGCGCCTTAAACAGGCACCTTCTTCAGCATTTCGACACCGACCTGACCGGCCGCGATTTCGCGCAACGCGACGACCGTGGGCTTGTCGCGGCTTTCGATCTTCGGCGTGTGGCCTTGAGCGAGCTGACGCGCGCGATAGGTTGCGGCAAGCGCCAGTTCGAAACGGTTCGGGATCTGTTTGAGGCAGTCTTCGACGGTAATGCGGGCCATGTTGGGTTCCTTCTCAGTATGTTGCTTATTCTACCTTATGTGCTCGGTACGCCGCCGCGCTTACGCGTGTGGCAGGTGAATGCCGAGCTGCACGAAAAGCTGCGTGTGGCGCGCGTATTGCGAGGCGAAGCGCGAACGCGTCGCGGCCACGAGGCATTGCAATTCACCGAGCGCGCGATCGAAGTTCTCGTTGATCACCACGTACTCCGCTTCCGCTGCGTGCGCCATCTCGCTACCGGCCGCGAGCAGCCGGCGTGTGATCACGTTCGGCTCGTCCTGGCCGCGCTTCTTCAGACGCTCTTCGAGCGCTTCGAGCGACGGCGGCAAAATGAAGATTTCGACCGCGTTGTGAAACTGCTTTTTCACCTGCTGCGCGCCTTGCCAGTCGATTTCGAGCAGCACGTCATGGCCGCTTTTCATCTGGTCCTCGATCCACACGCGCGAGGTGCCGTAGTAGTTGCCGTGCACTTCCGCGCTTTCCAGAAACTCGCCGGCATCGTGACGCTGCATGAAATCGTCGACGGTGGTGAAGTGGTAGTGCTCGCCGTCCTGCTCCTTCGGACGCGGCGGGCGCGTCGTGTACGAAATCGACAGACGGATCGCGTCGTCGCCGGCGAGCAGCGCGTTCACGAGCGTCGACTTGCCCGCGCCCGACGGCGCGACGACCATGAACAGGTTGCCCGGGTAAGCACCGGCGTAAGGATTGCGCGGCGTTTCGCGTGTGTGGTCGGTCATTTTTGTGGTGCTCCAGCTTATTCCAGATTCTGTACCTGTTCGCGCATCTGTTCGATGAGCAGCTTCAGGGTCATCGACGAATCCGCCAGTTCCTTCGCGGCCGCCTTCGACCCGAGCGTGTTCGCTTCTCGATTGAGCTCCTGCATCATGAAGTCGAGGCGCTTGCCGACCTTGCCGCCCTTCTGGATCACGTGACGCGTTTCGTTCAGGTGAGCCGTGAGGCGCGACAGTTCTTCGGCGATGTCGATACGGATGCCGTACATCGTCACTTCCTGGCGAATCCGCTCGTTGATCTCTTCGCGCGAGACACTCG
This genomic stretch from Paraburkholderia dioscoreae harbors:
- a CDS encoding porin — translated: MKKTLMVAALTGVFATAAHAQSSVTLYGLIDAGITYTNNQHGHSNWQETSGSVNGSRWGLRGSEDLGGGLKAIFTLENGFGINDGTLKQGGREFGRQAFVGLTSDQFGSVTLGRQYDSMVDYVGPLALTGTQYGGTQFAHPFDNDNLNNSFRVNNSVKYQSVNYGGFKFGALYGFSNQADGFANNRAYSAGASYNWGGLNLAAAYLQLNSNGATGAAAAFNSGGAVSSDNTFFAGRQQTWGAGANYAFGPATVGLVYSQTNLSSLAGIGAGASGQTGGIGFANNSAHFQNFEANARYALTPAVSIAGSYTYTRASLAGTRPHWNQFNLQTAYALSKRTDVYLQGEYQQVNDNAVVDADINGLAASGNNKQVAVTAGLRHRF
- a CDS encoding phage protein NinX family protein, which translates into the protein MNVADLTGLALDYWVARSLHDFVREIHFTDGGETVSIRGNDRGRSWDGRFTPSTSWEAAAAVLERAQRLEVRERTHQGSAHCIAEFEGGHRTVEGRGDSLRVALLRAFVESRFGDTVDDVLHEAQALTGDRAQPIGEREIAGDQAAVSSFGDVPRPDGQIGDIQSPPR
- a CDS encoding cold-shock protein, which gives rise to METGIVKWFNDAKGFGFITSDSGGEDLFAHFSEIRADGFKSLKENQRVSFDVKAGPKGKQAANIQPL
- the gmk gene encoding guanylate kinase, which encodes MTDHTRETPRNPYAGAYPGNLFMVVAPSGAGKSTLVNALLAGDDAIRLSISYTTRPPRPKEQDGEHYHFTTVDDFMQRHDAGEFLESAEVHGNYYGTSRVWIEDQMKSGHDVLLEIDWQGAQQVKKQFHNAVEIFILPPSLEALEERLKKRGQDEPNVITRRLLAAGSEMAHAAEAEYVVINENFDRALGELQCLVAATRSRFASQYARHTQLFVQLGIHLPHA
- the rpoZ gene encoding DNA-directed RNA polymerase subunit omega, giving the protein MARITVEDCLKQIPNRFELALAATYRARQLAQGHTPKIESRDKPTVVALREIAAGQVGVEMLKKVPV
- the greB gene encoding transcription elongation factor GreB encodes the protein MNKAFVKESSEENDDDLDVAQPDIPAGTKNYITPAGYRRMRDELLHLIDVERPEVVKLVSWAASNGDRSENGDYIYGKRRLREIDRRIRFLTKRLDLAEIVDSSKQENVDQVFFGATVEYATEDGEVHTVTIVGIDEVDLDIAHVSWISPIARALLKAKIGDTVTLYTPAGPQPIDILDVKYPSPEAGS